ATGAGTTGTCTTTCATCCAATATGGCTACATCACCAATATGCTCCTGCTTCTTGCCAACCTCCAAAAGGATATCCCTTAAAACTTTCTTCACTTCAGGGTTTCGACCCACTGGAACAAAAGCTGTGCATTCAAATTGTGTTTGAAGCCTATCATACACTGCCTTAGCAAGTGTAGTCTTGCCAAGTCCTCCAGGTCCAACAattgagaccatcttcatcatgtGTTGTTGCTTGGGAACATCACCATCACCAACACCATCTGTGAGCATCTTGGTTAGCTTGTTCCGCTCATCTTCAATGCCAACGAGCTCCTTCTGATCCTTGTACAATGCCAGCAGACGAGGGTCAACCTTGTGTTTGCCAGCTGCATTGGCAACAACCTCATCAACCCTGTACCTGTTATGCCGGCCAGCCACCTCTTGGGCGCGGTTCTTGATGTCCTTCATGGCATCGGCAATCTGATGGCGAGTCTTGCCTTTGGTGAACAAGTTGGCCATCTTCACCATTAGCCCTTTGAGCTTGTTTGAGTCGGTGACAGCATCGGATTCAGATCCCTTGACGTACACAAGAAAGTTGTCGACAACATCCTCCATGTCGTACGACAGCTCCCTGAGCTCGTCAGCCCAGATGATGACCTGGTTGTCCAGCTGGTCCCTTGGCACCTCCGCCACCTTGACGAGGGCAGCGTTCATGCTCTTCATCTCCCTTTCGAGGGACTCGACGTCCTCCTTGACGCCCTTTTGCAGCTTGTACTCACTCACGAGCAGCTCGCCGAGCTTGGGGAGCAAGCTTCCCATGGCACCGGTCACCACCTCCATGGTGGAACCGGTGGATCTTCTTTCTCAGTGTATGGATCCTTTAGCTAGGAAGCAGTCCTGTAACACACACAGATTGGAAGTTAGAAAAGCAAAGGAAATTGTTCTCTATCGCAGGAAATACACAGGAAAAGAAATGCATCCACTCCAACACCAAGGAAAAATAGCTGCTTAGGCCTCGTTCGGTTACATTGGACTGTATGCTTACCTGAAGATGTTGTGGATGAGCTGAAATATAGTTCGATATATGTTAACCTGAAGCATATGTTTTTCTGCTTTTCATAGTTTTAGCATATGCAGCATTTTCGGCACATAGGGGATAATGTCTCTATATCCAAAATTTATATGCATGATTCAGAGTGACATTAACTGCACAAAAATGTAGCATTAAACTTGTGAGCTGGCCACTGTTCATTTGTGTGCTTGCACTGATATTTAGGAGTTCAATGGTTTGACCTATTACAACTTGGCTCACTCCT
Above is a window of Triticum aestivum cultivar Chinese Spring chromosome 6B, IWGSC CS RefSeq v2.1, whole genome shotgun sequence DNA encoding:
- the LOC123135373 gene encoding disease resistance protein PIK6-NP isoform X1, whose protein sequence is MEVVTGAMGSLLPKLGELLVSEYKLQKGVKEDVESLEREMKSMNAALVKVAEVPRDQLDNQVIIWADELRELSYDMEDVVDNFLVYVKGSESDAVTDSNKLKGLMVKMANLFTKGKTRHQIADAMKDIKNRAQEVAGRHNRYRVDEVVANAAGKHKVDPRLLALYKDQKELVGIEDERNKLTKMLTDGVGDGDVPKQQHMMKMVSIVGPGGLGKTTLAKAVYDRLQTQFECTAFVPVGRNPEVKKVLRDILLEVGKKQEHIGDVAILDERQLINILQRLLENASVGRAGETRGTTSVLFGSYYQCWYACSGN
- the LOC123135373 gene encoding disease resistance protein PIK6-NP isoform X2 gives rise to the protein MEVVTGAMGSLLPKLGELLVSEYKLQKGVKEDVESLEREMKSMNAALVKVAEVPRDQLDNQVIIWADELRELSYDMEDVVDNFLVYVKGSESDAVTDSNKLKGLMVKMANLFTKGKTRHQIADAMKDIKNRAQEVAGRHNRYRVDEVVANAAGKHKVDPRLLALYKDQKELVGIEDERNKLTKMLTDGVGDGDVPKQQHMMKMVSIVGPGGLGKTTLAKAVYDRLQTQFECTAFVPVGRNPEVKKVLRDILLEVGKKQEHIGDVAILDERQLINILQRLLENARRNKRYYQRPLWIILPVLVRLLR